In a genomic window of Roseiflexus castenholzii DSM 13941:
- a CDS encoding STAS domain-containing protein, with protein MQDDELRVHIREREGVAIIDLVGDVTTFAEEKITGAYNEVSRKGARNILLNFRQNDYINSAGIAILIGVVTEVNRNNQRLAVSGLSQHFQKIFRMVGLAQYIDIYQDEDEAIRGLTAAMA; from the coding sequence ATGCAGGATGATGAGCTGCGTGTACATATTCGCGAGCGTGAAGGGGTGGCGATTATCGATCTGGTCGGCGATGTGACCACCTTTGCCGAAGAGAAGATTACCGGCGCCTACAATGAAGTTTCGCGCAAAGGCGCACGAAACATTCTGCTCAATTTTCGTCAGAACGATTACATCAACAGTGCCGGCATCGCCATCTTGATCGGTGTTGTCACCGAAGTCAATCGCAATAATCAGCGGCTGGCAGTCAGCGGGTTGTCGCAACACTTTCAGAAAATCTTTCGCATGGTTGGTCTGGCGCAGTATATCGACATTTATCAGGACGAAGATGAGGCGATTCGTGGTCTGACCGCCGCAATGGCCTGA
- a CDS encoding ATP-binding protein has translation MSNVSSPLSLELSIPSEFGYERVVREAVASFARRIGLSSERVEDLKTAVSEACLNAIEHGNAQTAGMRVGVTCVWENDGLTVRVLDHGLRCYTGHVAPCIACKVHGEAPLRGMGLYLIAQLVDTYGFETSPDGGNVLYMHMHTRSMA, from the coding sequence ATGTCCAACGTATCTTCTCCTCTCTCACTCGAGTTGTCGATCCCCAGCGAGTTTGGGTATGAACGAGTCGTTCGTGAGGCAGTGGCTTCATTTGCGCGTCGTATTGGTTTGAGCAGCGAGCGAGTCGAAGATTTGAAGACCGCCGTCAGCGAAGCATGCCTCAACGCGATTGAACATGGCAATGCACAGACGGCGGGGATGCGCGTCGGTGTCACGTGTGTCTGGGAAAACGACGGCCTGACTGTCAGAGTGCTGGATCACGGATTGAGATGCTATACCGGTCATGTAGCGCCCTGTATTGCATGCAAGGTGCATGGTGAGGCGCCGCTGCGCGGTATGGGGTTGTACCTGATTGCGCAACTGGTCGATACGTATGGCTTCGAAACGTCGCCAGATGGCGGCAATGTGCTGTATATGCATATGCACACTCGTTCGATGGCATGA
- a CDS encoding ATP-binding protein, whose protein sequence is MAHVSYDADPVERVVELHLPSRLGYEKVAMDAAASIARRMGFSADRIDALRTALAEAVTNAIEHGNAHDDGMRVLIILTVRPSELVVSVADQGMKSIDQSHLAPAPRIEDSFARADKGGWGIWLIRELMDEVEFTTAPTGGNQVRMVIHLEKQP, encoded by the coding sequence ATGGCGCACGTGAGTTACGATGCCGATCCGGTGGAGCGAGTCGTTGAGTTGCATTTGCCCAGTCGTCTTGGTTACGAAAAAGTCGCAATGGACGCTGCCGCATCAATTGCACGGCGCATGGGGTTCAGCGCGGATCGCATCGATGCGCTGCGCACGGCGCTCGCTGAAGCGGTGACCAATGCCATCGAACATGGCAATGCCCACGACGATGGCATGCGCGTGCTGATCATTCTGACAGTACGACCATCTGAACTTGTCGTCAGTGTTGCCGATCAGGGGATGAAATCGATTGATCAATCACATCTGGCGCCGGCGCCTCGGATCGAAGACTCGTTTGCCCGTGCCGATAAAGGCGGTTGGGGCATCTGGTTGATACGTGAATTGATGGACGAGGTGGAGTTTACCACAGCGCCAACCGGCGGCAATCAGGTGCGGATGGTCATTCATCTCGAAAAGCAACCGTAA
- a CDS encoding acyl-CoA carboxylase subunit beta, whose amino-acid sequence MKTTRERIEDLRRRRERARTTDPQAAEKQHARGKMTARERIEKLLDPGSFVELDAFAVHRTTAFGMDRHKPLGDGVITGYGAIDGRHVCLFSQDFTVFGGSLGEVFAEKICKVMDLSLRMGVPCIGLNDSGGARIQEGVVSLGGYAEIFYRNVMASGVVPQLSVIAGPCAGGAVYSPAMTDFILMVKGSSQMFITGPDVIKTVTGEDVGFEELGGAMTHNSRSGVAHFAADSEEEAFDQVRALLSFLPSNNLEDPPFVPTDDDPDRMDESLQTIIPDNPRKPYDMLQVIEAVVDEGSFLEVQPFWARNIIIGFARLDGHAVGVVANQPAHLAGTLDIDSSVKAARFVRFCDAFNIPLITFVDVPGFLPGTQQEYGGIIRHGAKLLYAYCEATVPKLTVITRKAYGGAYDVMASKHIRADFNVAWPTAEIAVMGADAAVKIIFRRELAQAADPVTRLAELVEDYQNRFANPYIAAERGYLDDVIEPRETRPVLIRALRLARGKRQTLPPRKHGNIPL is encoded by the coding sequence ATGAAAACAACACGTGAGCGCATTGAGGATTTGCGCCGGCGGCGTGAGCGCGCACGCACGACGGATCCGCAGGCGGCAGAGAAGCAGCACGCGCGCGGCAAGATGACTGCCCGCGAACGTATTGAAAAATTGCTCGATCCGGGTTCCTTCGTTGAACTCGACGCCTTTGCCGTTCATCGCACCACTGCGTTTGGCATGGATCGGCACAAGCCGCTTGGCGACGGCGTAATTACCGGGTATGGCGCCATCGACGGTCGCCATGTTTGCCTCTTCTCCCAGGATTTTACCGTGTTTGGCGGATCGCTTGGCGAGGTGTTCGCCGAGAAGATCTGCAAAGTCATGGACCTGTCGTTGCGGATGGGTGTGCCATGTATCGGCTTGAACGACTCCGGCGGCGCGCGCATCCAGGAAGGGGTCGTCAGTCTTGGCGGGTACGCCGAGATTTTCTACCGCAATGTGATGGCGTCGGGCGTGGTTCCTCAACTGTCGGTGATTGCCGGACCATGCGCCGGTGGTGCGGTCTATTCACCTGCGATGACCGACTTCATCCTCATGGTCAAGGGAAGTTCGCAAATGTTTATCACTGGTCCCGACGTGATCAAAACCGTCACCGGCGAGGATGTCGGCTTTGAGGAGTTGGGCGGGGCGATGACGCACAACTCGCGCAGCGGTGTGGCGCATTTTGCCGCCGACAGCGAAGAAGAAGCCTTCGATCAGGTGCGGGCGCTGCTTTCGTTCCTGCCGTCAAACAATCTGGAAGACCCGCCATTCGTTCCTACTGATGATGACCCTGATCGTATGGACGAGAGTCTGCAAACGATCATTCCCGATAATCCGCGCAAACCCTACGATATGCTTCAGGTCATCGAGGCGGTTGTGGACGAAGGCAGTTTTCTCGAAGTGCAGCCGTTCTGGGCGCGGAACATCATTATCGGGTTTGCGCGCCTCGACGGGCACGCAGTCGGGGTGGTCGCCAATCAACCGGCGCACCTGGCGGGCACGCTCGACATCGACTCATCGGTCAAGGCGGCGCGGTTTGTGCGCTTCTGCGACGCCTTCAATATTCCGCTGATTACATTTGTTGATGTGCCCGGCTTTCTTCCTGGAACTCAACAGGAATATGGCGGCATTATCCGGCATGGCGCCAAACTGCTGTATGCCTACTGTGAAGCGACCGTGCCGAAGCTCACGGTCATTACGCGCAAAGCCTATGGTGGCGCCTACGACGTGATGGCGAGCAAGCACATTCGCGCGGATTTCAATGTTGCCTGGCCCACTGCCGAAATTGCCGTGATGGGCGCCGATGCCGCCGTCAAGATCATCTTCCGCCGCGAACTCGCGCAGGCAGCCGATCCGGTAACGCGCCTGGCGGAACTGGTCGAGGATTACCAGAACCGATTCGCCAACCCCTATATCGCGGCTGAACGCGGATACCTCGACGATGTGATCGAGCCGCGCGAGACGCGACCGGTTCTGATCCGCGCATTGCGCCTGGCGCGCGGGAAACGTCAGACCCTGCCGCCGCGCAAGCATGGGAATATACCGCTGTAA
- a CDS encoding GNAT family N-acetyltransferase, with the protein MVIERLNAATFHAARPGLVALLQDAVNSGASLGFLPPLDKATAQRYWDAICDDVTERLRVLLIAREGDTIIGAVQLELAQKPGEQHRAQMKKLMVLRSARRRGVARALLAAVEEEARREGRSLLILDTREGDPAELLYQACGYTFVGRIPKYARSADGSLHTAVIYYRLL; encoded by the coding sequence ATGGTCATCGAACGTCTGAATGCCGCAACGTTTCATGCTGCGCGCCCCGGTCTGGTGGCGCTATTGCAGGATGCCGTGAACAGCGGCGCATCGCTTGGTTTTCTGCCGCCGCTCGATAAAGCGACGGCGCAACGCTACTGGGATGCCATCTGCGATGATGTCACCGAACGGCTGCGCGTCCTGCTGATTGCGCGGGAAGGCGACACGATTATTGGCGCCGTCCAACTTGAACTGGCGCAGAAACCAGGTGAGCAGCACCGCGCGCAAATGAAGAAACTCATGGTGCTCCGCTCAGCGCGGCGGCGGGGCGTGGCCCGGGCGTTGTTGGCGGCGGTTGAGGAAGAGGCGCGCCGCGAAGGACGGTCGTTGCTGATCCTCGACACGCGCGAGGGCGACCCCGCCGAATTGCTCTACCAGGCATGCGGATACACCTTCGTCGGGCGCATCCCGAAGTATGCCCGCAGCGCCGATGGCTCGCTGCACACAGCCGTTATCTATTACCGATTGTTATAG
- the trxA gene encoding thioredoxin, with the protein MAKPVTVTDDDFEQQVLQSDIPVVVDFWAPWCGPCRVIAPILEELAKEYDGKVKVAKVNTDDHQRWMSKFGIMAIPTMIFFKNGKEINRIVGAGPKRMLKEAFDAAVAE; encoded by the coding sequence ATGGCAAAGCCTGTTACCGTGACGGATGACGATTTCGAGCAGCAGGTCCTGCAATCTGACATTCCGGTCGTCGTGGATTTCTGGGCGCCGTGGTGCGGTCCCTGCCGCGTTATTGCGCCAATCCTCGAAGAACTGGCAAAGGAATACGATGGTAAGGTTAAGGTCGCTAAGGTCAATACCGACGACCATCAGCGTTGGATGAGCAAGTTCGGCATCATGGCTATTCCGACGATGATTTTCTTCAAGAATGGCAAGGAGATCAACCGGATCGTCGGCGCCGGTCCCAAGCGTATGTTGAAGGAAGCATTCGACGCGGCGGTTGCCGAATAA
- a CDS encoding metal-sensitive transcriptional regulator, which translates to MSAPRPARPISDELRHDVLVRLRRIEGQVRGIQRMIENCRDCREIVTQLAAVKAAIGSLSTLLAETYARDCLCSGETVDSEEVARLLDVLKSAR; encoded by the coding sequence ATGTCCGCACCGCGGCCCGCGCGCCCGATCAGCGATGAACTGCGCCACGATGTGCTGGTGCGGCTGCGGCGAATCGAAGGTCAGGTGCGCGGCATTCAACGGATGATCGAGAATTGTCGTGACTGCCGGGAGATTGTGACGCAACTCGCCGCTGTCAAGGCGGCGATTGGCAGTCTGAGTACGCTCCTGGCGGAAACCTATGCGCGTGATTGCCTCTGCTCTGGTGAGACTGTCGACTCTGAGGAGGTGGCGCGCCTCCTCGATGTCCTCAAATCGGCACGCTGA
- a CDS encoding RNA polymerase sigma factor, whose amino-acid sequence MDDTELVDRLKRFDPQAVSWIVERYGAALHRYVTAIVADPHLAEDIVAETYARMLERIGDYKVTGAPFRAWLYRIAHNLAINAVTRNRSASDDLTLARAEASSGNPAEIFEREDLHQALRRALQALTEEQQQVLLLRFVAGLSIAEAAQQLQRSEGSVKQLQLRGLRALGRMLGAAEAEVGNGR is encoded by the coding sequence ATGGACGATACTGAATTGGTCGACCGGTTAAAACGGTTTGACCCACAGGCTGTCAGTTGGATTGTAGAACGCTATGGTGCGGCGTTGCATCGTTACGTTACGGCAATTGTCGCCGATCCACACCTGGCGGAAGATATCGTCGCCGAAACATATGCGCGCATGCTCGAACGTATTGGCGACTACAAAGTGACCGGCGCGCCGTTTCGCGCCTGGCTCTACCGTATTGCCCACAACCTGGCGATCAACGCCGTGACGCGCAATCGTTCCGCTTCGGATGATTTGACGCTGGCTCGCGCCGAGGCGTCGTCCGGCAATCCGGCGGAAATCTTCGAGCGCGAGGATCTGCACCAGGCGCTGCGACGGGCATTGCAGGCGCTTACTGAAGAGCAGCAACAGGTGCTGCTGTTGCGATTTGTGGCAGGGCTGTCGATTGCTGAAGCGGCGCAGCAATTGCAGCGCTCTGAAGGTTCGGTCAAACAACTGCAATTGCGAGGGTTGCGCGCCCTCGGGCGCATGTTGGGCGCAGCAGAGGCGGAGGTTGGCAATGGACGATGA
- the dhaK gene encoding dihydroxyacetone kinase subunit DhaK codes for MLINSADTIISDALEGFAQAYPGMARVIRNPDYVIRADAPLQNQVAIISGGGSGHEPMHIGYVGRGMLTAACPGAIFTSPTPDQILAATHAAAGDAGVLYIIKNYAGDRMNFEIAIETLLHEGVPTATVVVADDVANPAQDLRRGTGATIIVEKIAGAAAEMGASLTECAQVARRALRESRSIGVALSACTIPALNRPSFHLGDDEIEIGIGIHGEAGRQRTALAPVSQIVDLLCSALADDLGLHTGDRTLALVNGLGATTQIELYVAFCEVAQWCAARGIAIERSLVGNYMTSLDMAGCTITLMRLDDELLQLWDAPVCTPALRWGK; via the coding sequence ATGCTCATCAATTCAGCCGATACGATCATATCGGACGCGCTGGAAGGTTTTGCACAGGCGTATCCGGGCATGGCGCGCGTGATACGCAACCCGGATTATGTCATCAGAGCCGATGCGCCGCTCCAGAACCAGGTTGCTATCATTTCCGGCGGTGGCAGCGGGCATGAGCCGATGCACATCGGATACGTCGGTCGGGGAATGCTGACAGCCGCCTGTCCCGGTGCGATTTTCACCTCGCCAACTCCCGATCAGATTCTGGCGGCGACGCATGCTGCGGCAGGCGATGCGGGAGTGCTGTACATTATCAAAAACTATGCTGGCGATCGGATGAATTTCGAGATCGCTATCGAGACTCTTTTGCACGAAGGTGTGCCGACGGCAACGGTCGTTGTGGCAGACGATGTTGCCAACCCGGCGCAGGACCTTCGGCGCGGCACCGGCGCCACGATCATCGTCGAGAAGATCGCCGGCGCGGCTGCGGAAATGGGCGCCTCGCTCACGGAGTGCGCACAGGTTGCGCGCCGCGCGCTCCGCGAAAGCCGTTCGATAGGGGTCGCGCTTTCTGCCTGCACCATACCTGCGTTGAATCGACCATCCTTTCATCTTGGCGACGACGAGATCGAGATTGGCATCGGCATTCATGGCGAAGCGGGTCGGCAACGAACTGCGCTCGCGCCGGTTTCACAGATTGTCGATCTGTTGTGCAGCGCGCTTGCCGATGATCTCGGTCTGCATACCGGGGATCGCACGCTGGCGCTTGTCAATGGACTCGGCGCGACAACGCAGATCGAGTTGTATGTCGCCTTTTGCGAAGTTGCGCAATGGTGTGCAGCGCGCGGCATTGCTATCGAACGCAGTCTGGTGGGCAACTATATGACATCGCTCGATATGGCGGGATGCACCATCACACTGATGCGACTGGACGATGAGCTGCTTCAGTTGTGGGATGCTCCGGTATGCACACCCGCTCTGCGCTGGGGCAAGTGA
- the dhaL gene encoding dihydroxyacetone kinase subunit DhaL has product MQITVDHVIRFLERAAALIRDHAAELTELDTVIGDADHGTNLNRGFSAVVVKLDALQDGDIGTILDVTGKTLLATVGGAAGPLYGTAFRRAGALLAGRYTIDGADIAAALEVALKGIVERGRVQRGEKTMLDAIAPGVDTFRTAIVQGQSLEEAARCALVAVEEGMRATIPMQATKGRAAFLGPRSIGHQDPGATSAYYIACAMVGLDADPPSHQTTEMH; this is encoded by the coding sequence ATGCAGATCACCGTCGACCATGTCATCCGCTTTCTTGAGCGCGCTGCCGCGCTTATCCGCGACCACGCGGCTGAATTGACAGAACTTGATACCGTGATCGGCGATGCAGACCACGGGACGAATCTGAATCGCGGCTTCTCCGCAGTCGTCGTCAAACTCGATGCGCTACAGGACGGTGATATCGGCACGATCCTGGACGTTACCGGGAAAACGCTGCTCGCAACCGTCGGCGGTGCGGCCGGTCCGCTCTATGGAACGGCATTTCGGCGCGCCGGCGCATTGCTGGCGGGGCGCTACACGATTGACGGCGCCGATATTGCTGCTGCGCTCGAAGTGGCGCTCAAAGGGATCGTCGAACGTGGGCGCGTCCAGCGTGGCGAAAAGACCATGCTCGATGCGATTGCGCCAGGAGTCGACACATTTCGCACCGCTATCGTGCAAGGCCAATCGCTCGAAGAAGCGGCACGCTGTGCGCTCGTCGCCGTTGAGGAAGGGATGCGCGCCACGATACCGATGCAGGCGACCAAAGGGCGCGCCGCATTTCTCGGACCGCGCAGCATCGGGCATCAGGACCCTGGCGCAACATCGGCGTACTATATTGCCTGTGCGATGGTTGGTCTCGATGCCGACCCGCCATCTCATCAGACAACCGAGATGCACTGA
- the glpA gene encoding anaerobic glycerol-3-phosphate dehydrogenase subunit GlpA: MRTLTTDVLVIGGGATGAGALRDLSLRGIRSALVEKGDLTHGTTGRYHGLLHSGGRYVVKDPQSAEECARENEILRKIMPHCIEETGGLFVVTPADDESYAERFIAACRRTGVWVEEIPVREALRREPLLNPRIQRAFAVRDGAADSFLATHANADDARRHGAQVMTYHRVTRLERVGDRIVGALCEDLRSGETVRIHAGFIINATGAWAGKIAAMAGLRINVVPGKGTMIAMNHRIVNTVVNRCKMPSDGDIIVPIHTVAVLGTTDIPVPDPDVYDITPEEVRLILEEGECLIPGVSRMRALRAWAGVRPLYKDQDAGNDRDIPRTYKLLDHETRDGVSGMVSIVGGKWTTYRLMAEHTVNLVAQRLGVTTPCRTADLTIEPSHDGAAAAPRAPARSQFAILASPFYMLGHRLAEVEADDSYGDLICECELVTRAHLEAAIRSDGTANLDDLRRDTRLGMGPCQGGFCTYRAAAIWHELRDGATHTVGAPPATALLRHFLQERWKGVTPTLWGDQLRQERLDELNYLETLAVDRLPEATLDAIEQPRDVVIEEVV; encoded by the coding sequence ATGCGCACCCTTACAACTGATGTTCTGGTGATCGGCGGCGGTGCTACCGGCGCCGGCGCGCTGCGGGACCTTTCACTGCGCGGCATCCGATCCGCGCTGGTCGAAAAGGGTGATCTGACGCACGGCACCACCGGGCGATACCACGGGTTACTGCACTCTGGCGGTCGTTATGTGGTGAAAGACCCGCAATCAGCGGAGGAGTGCGCGCGCGAAAATGAAATCTTGCGCAAGATTATGCCGCACTGTATCGAGGAAACGGGCGGATTGTTCGTCGTGACTCCGGCAGACGACGAGTCGTATGCCGAACGGTTCATTGCCGCCTGCCGTCGCACCGGTGTGTGGGTCGAGGAAATACCGGTGCGTGAGGCGCTACGCCGCGAACCGCTGCTCAATCCACGCATTCAGCGGGCGTTTGCCGTGCGCGATGGCGCCGCCGACTCGTTCCTTGCCACGCACGCCAATGCCGATGATGCGCGACGCCACGGCGCACAGGTGATGACCTACCATCGTGTGACCAGGTTGGAGCGTGTTGGTGATCGGATCGTCGGCGCGTTGTGCGAAGATCTGCGAAGCGGCGAAACGGTGCGCATCCACGCCGGTTTCATCATTAACGCAACCGGTGCATGGGCGGGGAAGATCGCGGCGATGGCCGGGTTGCGCATCAACGTTGTGCCCGGCAAGGGAACCATGATCGCAATGAACCACCGGATTGTCAACACGGTCGTCAACCGCTGCAAGATGCCGTCCGACGGCGATATTATCGTGCCCATCCATACGGTCGCAGTGCTTGGCACTACCGACATCCCTGTGCCTGATCCCGATGTGTACGACATCACCCCGGAAGAGGTCCGGCTCATCCTCGAAGAGGGCGAGTGCCTGATTCCCGGCGTCAGCCGCATGCGCGCGCTGCGAGCATGGGCAGGGGTGCGACCATTGTACAAAGATCAGGACGCGGGAAACGATCGCGATATTCCTCGCACCTATAAGTTGCTCGACCACGAAACACGCGATGGTGTCTCCGGCATGGTCAGCATTGTCGGCGGTAAGTGGACGACGTATCGATTGATGGCGGAGCACACTGTGAACCTGGTCGCGCAACGTCTCGGCGTCACCACACCATGCCGGACGGCAGATCTAACGATTGAACCGTCGCACGATGGCGCCGCCGCTGCACCGCGCGCTCCGGCACGCTCACAGTTTGCCATTCTGGCGTCGCCGTTCTATATGCTGGGACACAGGCTGGCAGAGGTCGAGGCGGACGATAGCTACGGCGATCTCATCTGCGAATGTGAACTGGTGACGCGCGCCCACCTTGAAGCGGCGATCCGCAGTGATGGAACCGCCAATCTCGACGATCTGCGCCGCGATACGCGCCTGGGGATGGGTCCGTGTCAGGGTGGATTCTGTACCTATCGCGCCGCTGCGATCTGGCACGAACTGCGCGATGGGGCAACACATACGGTTGGCGCGCCGCCGGCAACGGCGTTGCTCCGACATTTCCTTCAGGAACGCTGGAAGGGAGTCACGCCGACGTTGTGGGGGGATCAGTTGCGCCAGGAACGCCTCGACGAACTGAACTATCTCGAAACGCTTGCCGTTGATCGCTTGCCGGAAGCCACCCTCGACGCCATCGAGCAGCCACGAGATGTTGTGATCGAGGAGGTTGTGTGA
- the glpB gene encoding glycerol-3-phosphate dehydrogenase subunit GlpB, which produces MRTTIVIGAGLSGLMGALALAEAGLRPLVLAKGQGATHWTAGTVDIWGGDERSPREALQEIGALHPHHPYALIGAHAVEEAIVRFRALTEAARYPYVGGLDRNILLPTSAGALRPAALLPVTMAAGDVRLGGTMLIAGFRELRDFYPPFIAANLAAQGMAARGVYLTIPPAFRRREYNPVTFARLFDNPAFCSDIGRQLRAQRGDATRIGLPAVLGLRDPTGVVAHLQDESGAQIFEIPTLPPSVPGMRLFALFQNAIEQAGGRVQIGSEVICGDGRDRLLTTVWSEAAARRQEHRVERALLATGGVAGGGIRTDHMGMVRETALDLPVRAPANRAAWFAPRFLDPQGHAIYTAGVATDAHLRPIGTDGAVVYDNVTVAGALLAGTDTVRERSRSGVSLATGWAAGRILAEWMA; this is translated from the coding sequence ATGCGCACAACGATCGTGATCGGCGCAGGGTTGAGTGGATTGATGGGCGCGCTGGCGCTGGCAGAAGCCGGACTGCGGCCGCTGGTGCTGGCGAAGGGGCAGGGAGCGACCCACTGGACCGCTGGCACGGTTGATATCTGGGGCGGCGATGAACGTTCGCCGCGCGAGGCGCTTCAGGAGATCGGCGCATTACACCCGCATCACCCATACGCGCTCATCGGCGCGCACGCCGTGGAGGAAGCCATTGTGCGCTTTCGCGCACTGACCGAGGCGGCGCGGTATCCGTATGTCGGCGGGCTGGATCGGAATATTTTGTTGCCGACGTCGGCAGGTGCGCTGCGGCCGGCTGCGCTCCTGCCGGTGACGATGGCGGCCGGCGATGTGCGACTCGGCGGGACAATGCTGATTGCCGGGTTCCGTGAATTGCGCGATTTTTATCCGCCGTTCATCGCCGCCAACCTGGCTGCGCAGGGAATGGCAGCGCGCGGCGTCTACCTGACCATTCCACCTGCCTTCCGCAGACGTGAATACAACCCGGTGACATTTGCGCGTCTGTTCGATAATCCGGCGTTTTGCAGCGATATTGGCAGGCAATTGCGCGCACAACGCGGCGATGCAACCCGGATCGGGCTGCCGGCGGTGCTCGGGTTGCGCGATCCGACAGGGGTTGTCGCCCATTTGCAGGACGAGAGCGGCGCGCAAATCTTCGAGATTCCGACATTGCCGCCGTCCGTTCCGGGTATGCGACTGTTTGCCCTCTTTCAGAATGCCATCGAACAGGCAGGCGGTCGCGTGCAGATTGGATCGGAAGTGATCTGCGGCGATGGACGGGATCGTCTGTTGACGACCGTGTGGAGCGAGGCGGCGGCGCGCCGGCAGGAACATCGCGTCGAGCGCGCGCTGCTGGCAACCGGCGGAGTTGCGGGTGGCGGCATTCGGACTGACCATATGGGAATGGTGCGCGAAACGGCGCTCGATTTGCCGGTGCGTGCGCCGGCGAACCGCGCCGCCTGGTTTGCGCCGCGTTTCCTCGATCCGCAGGGACACGCCATCTACACGGCCGGCGTCGCAACCGATGCGCACCTTCGACCGATCGGGACCGATGGCGCCGTTGTGTATGACAATGTGACAGTCGCCGGCGCACTACTGGCTGGAACCGACACCGTCCGTGAACGCAGTCGGAGTGGCGTTTCCCTCGCCACTGGATGGGCAGCCGGACGCATACTGGCAGAATGGATGGCATGA
- a CDS encoding anaerobic glycerol-3-phosphate dehydrogenase subunit C produces MMIIPEDHIEQSLEASLDHCIKCNICTAACPVSAVTDLFPGPKYVGPQAQRFRHARQPSPDESVDYCSGCRVCNEVCPTGVRIAELNARARARLVAERGIPLRNRLISRSGLVGRLGAGPHAPIANALLGSKPLRMVIERTLGIAREAPLPAFSRYTFRSWFRRRRAPQIDAGTPKRQVVYFHGCSANYYEPWIGKAVVAVLEHNGFEVLLPRQRCCGLPLLSNGDFAAARRAHEENVAFLAPYALRTIPIVGASTSCTLTLKEEAPELLGMQSDTVRAVAQQTYDIFEFLRLLHMRGELRTDFRPIERTLPYHPPCQLRAHRIGRPALDVLELVPGLRLIETHAGCCGIAGTYGLKVEKYRISMDVGAPLFETVRRSGADMALCDSETCRWQISHGAGVVARHPIEILAEAYGLVT; encoded by the coding sequence ATGATGATCATTCCAGAGGATCACATCGAACAATCGCTTGAAGCGTCGCTCGACCATTGCATCAAGTGCAACATTTGCACGGCGGCGTGTCCGGTCAGTGCCGTTACCGATTTGTTTCCCGGACCCAAATATGTCGGTCCGCAGGCGCAGCGTTTCCGGCACGCGCGTCAACCGTCGCCCGATGAGTCGGTAGATTACTGTTCAGGATGTCGCGTGTGCAATGAGGTCTGCCCGACCGGCGTGCGGATCGCCGAACTGAATGCGCGGGCGCGGGCGCGTCTGGTGGCAGAGCGCGGCATCCCGCTGCGCAATCGCCTGATCAGTCGCTCTGGTCTGGTCGGTCGTTTGGGGGCGGGACCGCACGCGCCGATCGCCAATGCGCTGCTCGGTTCCAAACCGCTGCGCATGGTCATCGAGCGCACACTGGGCATTGCGCGGGAGGCGCCATTGCCGGCGTTCAGCCGGTACACCTTTCGGTCGTGGTTCCGGCGCCGACGCGCGCCGCAGATCGACGCCGGAACACCGAAACGCCAGGTGGTCTACTTCCATGGATGCTCGGCAAACTACTATGAGCCGTGGATCGGCAAAGCAGTCGTCGCGGTGCTCGAACACAACGGTTTCGAGGTGCTGCTTCCTCGCCAGCGCTGCTGCGGTCTGCCGCTGCTCTCGAATGGCGACTTTGCGGCTGCACGTCGCGCGCACGAAGAGAACGTCGCGTTCCTGGCGCCGTATGCGCTGCGCACCATCCCAATTGTTGGCGCCAGCACCAGTTGTACACTGACGCTCAAAGAAGAAGCGCCGGAATTGCTCGGCATGCAGAGCGATACGGTGCGCGCAGTTGCACAGCAGACATATGACATCTTTGAGTTTCTGCGTCTGCTCCACATGCGCGGCGAGTTGCGCACCGACTTTCGCCCGATTGAGCGCACGCTGCCGTACCATCCGCCATGCCAGTTGCGCGCGCATCGCATCGGTCGCCCCGCGCTCGACGTGCTGGAACTCGTCCCCGGACTGCGCCTGATCGAAACGCACGCCGGTTGCTGCGGCATCGCCGGAACATATGGATTGAAAGTCGAGAAGTATCGGATCAGCATGGATGTCGGGGCGCCATTGTTCGAGACCGTGCGACGCTCCGGCGCCGATATGGCGCTGTGTGATTCAGAGACATGCCGCTGGCAGATCAGCCATGGCGCTGGCGTGGTTGCGCGCCATCCGATTGAGATTCTTGCCGAAGCATACGGACTTGTGACGTGA